A stretch of Triticum aestivum cultivar Chinese Spring chromosome 1D, IWGSC CS RefSeq v2.1, whole genome shotgun sequence DNA encodes these proteins:
- the LOC123182697 gene encoding pentatricopeptide repeat-containing protein At1g09410, mitochondrial, whose amino-acid sequence MLFPTKWSKPMARCLLLRRRLTAAAATAAATAPLPARSAHRVFDRSAHTDRIQELARLGRLREAREVFDAMPHRSIFAWNTMISAYCNSGMLEDARSLVDAISGGNVRTSTILLSGYARLGRVLDARRVFDGMLERNTIAWNAMVSCYVRNGDVTMARRLFDAMPSKDVTSWNSMLTGYCHSRQMVDAWHLFEQMPERNLVSWTVVISGYARIEQHGKAWDIFRMMHREGVSPDQSNFASVLLAVTGLRDLGVLEGLRPLALKTGFESDVVIGTSMLNAYTRDASALDTAMKFFEGMPERNEYTWSTMIAALSHGGRIDAATAVYERDPVKSIPCQTALLTGLARCGRITDARILFDQIPDPIVVSWNAMITGYMQNGMVDEAKELFDRMPFRNTISWAGMIAGYAQNGRNQEALDLLQAQHRNGMLPSLSSLTSSFFACSNIGALETGNQVHSLAVKAGCQFNSYIGNALITMYGKCGNMEYVRQVFSRMRVKDTVSWNSVISALVHNNMLEDARHIFDNMLSRDVVSWTTIISAYAQAERGTEAVEFFKIMLHKHEVPNSPILTILLSICGSLGAPKLGQQIHTVAIKHGRDSELIVANALMSMYFKCGSADSHKVFDSMEERDIFTWNSFITGCAQHGLGREAIKMYKHMRSAGVLPNEVTFVGLLNACSHAGLVDEGWQFFKSMSRDYGLTPLLEHYACMVDLLGRTGNVQGAEQFIYDMPIEPDAVIWSALLGACKIHKNAEIGRRAAERLFAIEPSNSGNYVMLSNIYSSLGMWVEVAEVRRIMKQQGVTKEPGCSWMQIRNKVYSFVTGDKQHEQIEEIESTLQDLYTSLRTAGYVPDTEFVLHDIDEEQKESSLLYHSEKLAVAYGLLVTPQGMPIQIMKNLRICGDCHTFFKFVSQVTKRDIDIRDGNRFHHFRNGSCSCGDFW is encoded by the coding sequence ATGCTGTTCCCCACCAAATGGAGCAAGCCCATGGCGCGCTgcctgctcctccgccgccgcctcacgGCCGCGGCTGCCACTGCTGCAGCCACGGCGCCGCTCCCCGCGAGGAGCGCCCACCGGGTGTTCGACAGGAGCGCGCACACCGACCGTATCCAGGAGCTCGCGCGGCTCGGCCGCCTGCGGGAGGCCCGGGAGGTGTTCGACGCCATGCCACACCGCAGCATCTTCGCCTGGAACACCATGATCTCCGCCTACTGCAACAGCGGGATGCTCGAGGACGCGAGGTCCCTCGTCGACGCCATCTCCGGAGGGAACGTGCGCACGAGCACCATCCTGCTGTCGGGGTACGCCCGCCTCGGCCGCGTGCTCGACGCCCGCAGGGTGTTCGACGGAATGCTCGAGCGGAACACCATCGCGTGGAACGCCATGGTCAGCTGCTATGTCCGCAACGGGGACGTCACTATGGCGCGCAGGCTGTTCGACGCGATGCCGAGCAAGGACGTCACGTCGTGGAACTCGATGCTCACCGGGTACTGCCACAGCCGGCAGATGGTGGATGCATGGCATCTGTTTGAGCAAATGCCAGAGCGCAACTTGGTTTCTTGGACAGTGGTGATCTCTGGGTATGCTAGAATCGAGCAGCATGGCAAGGCTTGGGACATCTTTCGCATGATGCATCGTGAAGGCGTGTCACCAGACCAGTCAAACTTCGCGTCTGTGCTTTTAGCTGTGACAGGTCTACGGGATCTTGGTGTTCTAGAGGGCCTACGCCCTTTAGCCCTTAAGACAGGCTTTGAGAGTGATGTGGTCATTGGGACATCGATGTTAAATGCGTATACTAGGGATGCAAGTGCGCTTGACACTGCAATGAAATTCTTTGAGGGTATGCCAGAGAGGAATGAGTACACATGGTCAACTATGATCGCTGCACTATCTCATGGTGGTCGAATCGATGCTGCTACTGCCGTCTATGAAAGAGACCCTGTAAAGTCCATTCCATGCCAGACTGCACTGCTCACAGGCTTAGCTCGATGTGGCAGGATTACTGATGCAAGGATTTTATTTGATCAGATTCCTGATCCTATTGTTGTGTCCTGGAACGCCATGATTACTGGGTATATGCAGAATGGAATGGTTGATGAGGCAAAGGAGCTGTTCGATAGGATGCCTTTCAGGAACACAATATCCTGGGCTGGAATGATTGCGGGGTATGCACAGAATGGAAGGAATCAAGAAGCTTTGGATTTACTCCAAGCACAGCATAGGAACGGGATGTTACCTAGCCTATCTAGTTTGACCAGTAGCTTCTTTGCTTGTTCAAATATTGGAGCTCTTGAGACAGGAAACCAAGTGCATTCACTTGCGGTCAAGGCCGGTTGCCAGTTCAATAGCTATATAGGTAATGCTCTCATTACTATGTATGGCAAGTGCGGAAACATGGAGTATGTGAGACAGGTCTTCAGTCGAATGCGAGTGAAAGACACTGTGTCATGGAACTCCGTTATTTCGGCACTTGTGCACAATAATATGCTGGAGGATGCAAGACATATATTTGACAATATGCTCAGTCGGGATGTTGTCTCTTGGACTACGATAATATCTGCATATGCACAGGCTGAGCGGGGGACTGAGGCAGTGGAGTTTTTCAAAATAATGTTACACAAGCATGAAGTACCAAATTCCCCGATATTAACTATACTTCTCAGCATTTGTGGAAGTCTTGGTGCTCCTAAGCTTGGGCAGCAAATCCACACAGTAGCCATCAAACACGGAAGGGATTCAGAACTTATAGTCGCTAATGCTCTCATGTCAATGTATTTCAAGTGTGGTTCTGCAGATTCTCATAAGGTTTTTGATTCAATGGAGGAACGGGACATATTTACATGGAATTCCTTCATTACAGGTTGTGCACAACATGGCCTTGGAAGAGAGGCCATCAAGATGTATAAACATATGAGATCTGCAGGGGTGTTGCCAAATGAGGTCACTTTTGTGGGGCTTTTAAATGCATGCAGCCATGCTGGTTTGGTAGATGAAGGTTGGCAATTTTTCAAGTCAATGAGCAGGGATTATGGACTGACTCCTCTGCTGGAACACTATGCGTGCATGGTGGATCTACTTGGGCGAACTGGTAATGTGCAAGGAGCTGAACAATTTATATATGATATGCCTATTGAGCCAGATGCAGTGATTTGGAGTGCTCTTCTTGGGGCATGCAAGATTCACAAGAATGCGGAAATCGGTAGAAGGGCTGCTGAGAGACTCTTTGCTATTGAGCCATCAAATTCTGGCAACTATGTCATGTTATCAAATATATATTCTTCTCTAGGGATGTGGGTAGAAGTTGCGGAGGTACGGAGAATTATGAAACAACAAGGTGTCACAAAAGAGCCTGGCTGTAGCTGGATGCAGATTAGGAACAAAGTGTACTCATTTGTCACTGGAGATAAACAGCATGAGCAAATTGAAGAGATAGAATCTACCCTCCAGGATTTGTACACTTCGTTAAGGACTGCAGGCTATGTGCCTGACACTGAATTTGTTCTCCATGACATCGATGAAGAGCAGAAGGAGAGTTCCCTTCTGTATCACAGTGAGAAGCTTGCTGTTGCTTATGGCCTTCTTGTTACACCCCAGGGCATGCCTATACAGATAATGAAGAACCTTAGGATATGTGGTGACTGTCACACTTTCTTCAAGTTTGTGTCACAAGTCACCAAGAGAGATATTGACATTAGGGACGGAAATCGGTTTCATCATTTTAGGAATGGAAGTTGTTCATGTGGTGACTTCTGGTGA